TGTCTGATATTCAATTGCCACTGTCCGTCGGTCAACGGATGGGAAGGCATTCAGCACAGGACAAGCCAGAAGACCTGCCAAAATCATTTTTAATAATTAGACTTTCGGGAGTTGAAGTCTGGTTCGCAAGTAAAATAATTTTCTTGTTTCATACGATCAGCAGATAATTGTTTTGAATGCGTACCTCTTGGCTTCCGGTTAGATTTTTCAATCATAAAACACGAGCAAAACAGCATATTAAAAACAAAAAACAATAGTATGAGTAGTACGCAAATCTCAATCGTAAAAAGAGACGGAAAGCGGGTTCCGTTTTCCATGAATAAAATAAAAAATGCAATCAGGAAAGCTTTTCTTTCTGTAGGAAGTTTTGCAAGCGACGATGACCTTACCAACATTCTGCACCGGGTAAATATTCAGGAAGATATGAATGTTGAAGAAGTTCAAAACCAGGTGGAGCGTTCGTTAATGGCCGAAAACTATTTTGCCGTGGCTAAATCGTATATGCTTTATCGCCAGAAACATTCAGAAGACAGGGAAACCCGTGATCGTATTAAATTTCTGATTGAATATTGTGCTGCCGGGAATGCTGCCAGTGGAAGTAAATTTGATGCCAATGCCAATGTCGATAAAAAAAACATTGCCACACTTATTGGCGAGCTTCCGAAAGGAAATTTTATCCGCTTAAACCGCCGCTTGCTCACCGACCGCCTTTCAGATATGTTTGGGAAAGAGTTATCGAATAAATACCTTAATTTTTTAAGTCAACATTACATCTATAAAAACGACGAAACCAGCCTGGCTCCCTATTGCGCCAGCATTACCATGTACCCCTGGTTGTTGGATGGCACCTCGAAAATTGGCGGAAATTCAACTGCACCAACCAACTTAAAATCGTTTTGTGGTGGTTTTATCAACATGGTATTTATCGTTTCAAGTATGTTGAGCGGTGCTTGTGCAACACCCGAGTTTTTAATGTATATGAACTATTTTGTGGCTAAAGAATATGGCAACGATTACTACAAACGCAGCCACGAAAACGCTGATTTATCGGCAAGAAAACGCTCGATTGATAAAGTGATTACTGATTGTTTCGAGCAAATTGTTTATTCGCTTAATCAACCAACCGGAGCACGAAATTTCCAGGCCGTATTCTGGAACATTGCCTATTACGATAAGTATTATTTTGAAAGCCTGTTTGGCGAATTTGTTTTCCCCGACGGAAGTAAACCCGAATGGGATTCGTTAAACTGGTTACAAAAACGTTTTATGCTTTGGTTTAACCAAGAGCGTACGAAAACCATGCTGACTTTCCCGGTAGAAACAATGGCAATGCTTACAGAAAACGGCGATACAAAAGATGAAGAATATGGCGAATTCACAGCAAAAATGTATGCCGATGGTCATTCGTTTTTCACCTATTTAAGCGATAATGCCGACAGTTTAAGTTCATGCTGCCGTTTACGTAACGAAATTCAGGACAATGGTTTTAGTTACACACTGGGAGCAGGTGGCGTTTCAACCGGCTCAAAAAGTGTATTAACAATTAACCTGAACCGTTGCGTACAACAAGCTAAAAAGGAACGAATTCCTTACATT
This is a stretch of genomic DNA from uncultured Draconibacterium sp.. It encodes these proteins:
- the nrdD gene encoding anaerobic ribonucleoside-triphosphate reductase, with the protein product MSSTQISIVKRDGKRVPFSMNKIKNAIRKAFLSVGSFASDDDLTNILHRVNIQEDMNVEEVQNQVERSLMAENYFAVAKSYMLYRQKHSEDRETRDRIKFLIEYCAAGNAASGSKFDANANVDKKNIATLIGELPKGNFIRLNRRLLTDRLSDMFGKELSNKYLNFLSQHYIYKNDETSLAPYCASITMYPWLLDGTSKIGGNSTAPTNLKSFCGGFINMVFIVSSMLSGACATPEFLMYMNYFVAKEYGNDYYKRSHENADLSARKRSIDKVITDCFEQIVYSLNQPTGARNFQAVFWNIAYYDKYYFESLFGEFVFPDGSKPEWDSLNWLQKRFMLWFNQERTKTMLTFPVETMAMLTENGDTKDEEYGEFTAKMYADGHSFFTYLSDNADSLSSCCRLRNEIQDNGFSYTLGAGGVSTGSKSVLTINLNRCVQQAKKERIPYINFLEEVVDLVHKVQLGYNENLKELQEKGMLPLFDAGYINMGRQYLTIGVNGLVEAAEFLGIEINDNPDYAAFTSEVLGLIETYNKKYRTKDTLFNCEMIPAENVGVKHAKWDREDGYFVPRDCYNSYFYVVEDESLNVIDRFKVHGKKYIEHLTGGSALHMNLEEHLSAAQYRQLIRVAAKEGCNYFTFNIPNTICNECGHIDKRYLKECPNCKTENIDYLTRIIGYMKRVSSFSDARQKEAAKRYYAQKNKEEKVEEYA